One segment of Cololabis saira isolate AMF1-May2022 chromosome 9, fColSai1.1, whole genome shotgun sequence DNA contains the following:
- the LOC133451271 gene encoding LOW QUALITY PROTEIN: putative defense protein 3 (The sequence of the model RefSeq protein was modified relative to this genomic sequence to represent the inferred CDS: deleted 2 bases in 1 codon), whose amino-acid sequence MRGTRSTQTPEAFQMKTKGCFRLLLVELRHSLMEMLPGLIVLQLLYLADCYPNGAPTGACEDMLPRHVGVLPQPSRAPYALPTNMRTYQPGVHVTVTIVGPDYRGVLVTGASTNALGGWMLPPPDTTFLQCSGNAQGAVSHANTNLKGNSSVYTWVAPDTVLSPDYFMATVAQPRTVYWINVRSTTLSSEKLSGIGLATDASAGMADQKPFLLFLICFLLLQSLA is encoded by the exons ATGCGTGGTACGCGCAGCACTCAGACGCCAGAGGCTTTTCAGATGAAAACCAAAGGCTGCTTCCGCCTGCTATTGGTAGAGTTACGCCACAG TCTCATGGAGATGTTGCCTGGTTTGATAGTCCTTCAACTGCTCTATTTGGCTGATTGCTATCCCAATGGCGCTCCCACTGGTGCCTGTGAGGACATGTTACCCCGCCATGTTGGAGTGCTGCCTCAGCCTTCACGGGCTCCCTACGCTCTTCCCACCAACATGAGGACATACCAGCCGGGGGTGCACGTCACAG TGACGATTGTTGGACCAGATTACAGAGGGGTGCTTGTGACAGGTGCCAGCACCAACGCCCTGGGGGGCTGGATGCTCCCTCCTCCAGACACTACATTTCTCCAG TGCTCAGGGAATGCACAAGGTGCTGTGTCTCATGCCAATACCAACCTGAAGGgaaacagctctgtgtacacCTGGGTAGCACCAGATACTGTACTA AGTCCTGACTATTTcat GGCCACAGTAGCTCAGCCACGCACTGTCTACTGGATCAATGTGAGGTCCACCACTCTGTCAAGTG AAAAGCTCAGTGGTATCGGCCTAGCTACAGATGCAAGTGCAGGAATGGCTGATCAGAAAcccttccttctctttttaatttgctttttgtTGTTACAAAGTCTGGCTTGA